The proteins below come from a single Pristiophorus japonicus isolate sPriJap1 chromosome 26, sPriJap1.hap1, whole genome shotgun sequence genomic window:
- the LOC139239110 gene encoding chloride intracellular channel protein 6-like, with amino-acid sequence MNSLVAVQMSGPGNSVEDSGAASVSSEREQRAAPGAASGPGNSVEDSGAASVSSEREQRAAPGAASGPGNSVEDSGAASVSSEREQRAAPGAASGPRNSVEDSGAASVSSEREQRAAPGAASGPRNSVEDSGAASVSSEREQRAAPGAASGPRNSVEDSGAASVSSEREQRGGPGSSERPQEQRGGPGSSEREQRA; translated from the exons atgaactctctggtggctgtacaga TGAGCGGCCCCGGGAACAGCGTGGAGGACTCAGGAGCAGCGAGCGTGAGCAGCGAGCGTGAGCAGCGAGCGGCCCCGGGAGCAGCGAGCGGCCCCGGGAACAGCGTGGAGGACTCAGGAGCAGCGAGCGTGAGCAGCGAGCGTGAGCAGCGAGCGGCCCCGGGAGCAGCGAGCGGCCCCGGGAACAGCGTGGAGGACTCAGGAGCAGCGAGCGTGAGCAGCGAGCGTGAGCAGCGAGCGGCCCCGGGAGCAGCGAGCGGCCCCAGGAACAGCGTGGAGGACTCAGGAGCAGCGAGCGTGAGCAGCGAGCGTGAGCAGCGAGCGGCCCCGGGAGCAGCGAGCGGCCCCAGGAACAGCGTGGAGGACTCAGGAGCAGCGAGCGTGAGCAGCGAGCGTGAGCAGCGAGCGGCCCCGGGAGCAGCGAGCGGCCCCAGGAACAGCGTGGAGGACTCAGGAGCAGCGAGCGTGAGCAGTGAGCGTGAGcaacgtggaggccccgggagcagcgagcGGCCCCAGGAACAGCGTGGAGGACCCGGAAGCAGCGAGCGTGAGCAACGAGCGTAA